The Metabacillus sediminilitoris genome window below encodes:
- a CDS encoding PTS fructose transporter subunit IIABC, translating to MRITELLTKDTITLDLKSTSKADVIPELVDVLDKAGKLIDKEEYKRAIFAREQQSTTGIGDGIAIPHAKTNAVKYPAIVFGRSKSGVEYEALDGQPSFLFFMIAATEGANNTHLEALSKLSTILMKQEAREQLVSAVTADEILAIIDQYDEQEEEEEEEEVTTPSSGKILAVTACPTGIAHTYMAADALKEKAKEMNVPIKVETNGSGGAKNVLTPAEIEEATAIIVAADKQVDMERFKGKHVIIVPVADGLRKPKELIERAMNQEASIYQGSGEAKKDNHRSERNGFYKHLMNGVSNMLPFVVGGGILIALSFMFGIQSANPDHESYNVFAEALSTIGGGNAFGLMIPVLAGFIAMSIADRPGLAPGMVGGFMAAQGGAGFLGGLIAGFLAGYIVVLLKKLLSTLPASLEGIKPVLLYPVLSIFSVGMIMFFVVNKPVSALNVLISDFLGGLGTGNLILLGLLLGGMMAIDMGGPINKAAFTFGIAMIDAGNFAPHAAVMAGGMVPPLGIALATTCFRSKFTKREREAGITCYIMGASFITEGAIPFAASDPARVIPSVVTGSAVAGALAMFFGNGLRAPHGGAFVIPLVEGNPFLYLLAILIGAVITAIMLGILKKPVNEK from the coding sequence GTGAGAATTACAGAATTATTAACAAAAGATACGATTACATTGGATCTTAAATCAACATCAAAAGCAGATGTTATTCCTGAACTAGTTGATGTTTTGGATAAAGCAGGAAAGCTTATAGATAAAGAGGAGTATAAGCGTGCAATCTTTGCACGTGAACAGCAAAGTACTACTGGTATTGGCGATGGTATTGCCATTCCACATGCAAAGACAAATGCAGTAAAATATCCGGCAATTGTTTTTGGTCGTTCAAAAAGCGGTGTTGAATATGAAGCACTTGATGGACAACCAAGCTTTTTATTTTTTATGATTGCAGCAACAGAAGGTGCTAATAACACACACTTAGAGGCTCTTTCAAAATTATCTACTATTTTGATGAAACAGGAAGCACGTGAACAATTAGTATCTGCTGTAACTGCTGATGAAATCTTAGCCATTATTGATCAATATGATGAGCAAGAAGAAGAAGAAGAAGAAGAAGAAGTAACAACACCTAGTAGCGGTAAAATTTTGGCAGTTACAGCTTGTCCTACAGGAATCGCTCATACTTATATGGCGGCAGATGCACTAAAGGAAAAAGCAAAAGAAATGAATGTGCCGATTAAGGTAGAGACGAACGGTTCTGGAGGTGCAAAAAATGTTTTAACTCCTGCTGAGATTGAGGAAGCAACAGCTATTATCGTTGCCGCAGATAAGCAGGTTGATATGGAGCGATTTAAAGGAAAACATGTCATTATTGTCCCTGTAGCTGATGGCCTTAGAAAGCCTAAAGAGTTAATAGAACGAGCAATGAATCAAGAAGCTTCAATTTATCAAGGCAGCGGCGAGGCTAAAAAAGATAATCATCGTTCTGAACGTAATGGCTTTTATAAACATTTAATGAATGGTGTTTCAAACATGCTGCCATTCGTTGTCGGCGGAGGTATCTTAATTGCCCTTTCCTTTATGTTTGGAATTCAATCAGCGAATCCAGATCATGAATCATATAATGTATTTGCTGAAGCCTTAAGTACAATCGGGGGTGGCAATGCATTTGGACTAATGATTCCAGTATTAGCCGGATTTATCGCTATGAGTATTGCTGACCGCCCGGGACTTGCACCTGGTATGGTCGGAGGTTTTATGGCAGCTCAAGGCGGCGCCGGTTTCTTAGGTGGATTGATTGCAGGATTTTTAGCAGGTTATATTGTTGTTTTACTCAAAAAACTTTTATCTACCTTGCCGGCTTCATTGGAAGGAATTAAGCCAGTATTATTATATCCTGTGCTTAGTATTTTTTCAGTTGGTATGATTATGTTCTTTGTTGTAAATAAGCCAGTTAGTGCACTTAACGTACTTATTAGTGACTTTTTAGGCGGGTTAGGGACTGGTAATTTAATTCTTCTTGGATTGCTTCTCGGTGGAATGATGGCAATAGATATGGGTGGTCCGATTAACAAAGCAGCTTTTACATTTGGAATTGCCATGATTGATGCCGGCAATTTTGCACCGCATGCAGCAGTTATGGCTGGAGGAATGGTACCTCCATTAGGAATTGCGCTGGCAACAACATGTTTCCGCAGTAAATTTACGAAGCGTGAAAGAGAAGCAGGAATAACGTGCTATATTATGGGAGCATCTTTTATTACTGAGGGTGCAATACCGTTTGCTGCATCAGATCCAGCTCGAGTAATTCCGTCTGTTGTTACAGGTTCAGCAGTTGCAGGGGCATTAGCAATGTTTTTTGGGAATGGTTTAAGGGCGCCACACGGCGGTGCATTTGTCATTCCTTTAGTTGAAGGTAATCCTTTCCTTTATTTATTAGCTATTTTAATTGGAGCTGTTATTACAGCTATCATGCTAGGTATTCTTAAAAAGCCTGTTAATGAAAAATAA
- a CDS encoding DUF4349 domain-containing protein, with translation MNSRKMIFLALFFTLFISGCSSVSEDSNKAEGTVGEIDSTTSEAKNSIQQPELATEENSEQVVVEDKETNQSIDTNSTEDRMVIYSANLTIRVVSFKDTLKLVKQQLTSANGYIVESNSYSTGDGESLEGMITVRIPQGTFDSFLQSVEKESTKVVDRSITGQDVTEEFVDLESRLKSKQVVENRLLDFMEKAEKTEDLLKISTDLATVQGEIEQIKGRMNYLNNKIDMATVTIHVIEDKVKVPQLENNELNTWEKTKQQFMNSVNFLLKICSALFVFIVGSLPIIIVLGLLLFLFLIIRRIRRKKPPTNPKE, from the coding sequence ATGAATAGTAGGAAGATGATTTTTCTTGCACTTTTCTTTACTTTGTTCATAAGCGGTTGTAGTAGTGTTAGCGAGGATAGTAATAAAGCTGAAGGAACAGTTGGGGAAATAGACAGCACGACGAGCGAAGCTAAGAACAGTATTCAACAACCTGAATTAGCAACAGAAGAAAACAGTGAACAAGTAGTAGTGGAGGATAAAGAAACAAATCAATCTATAGATACAAATAGTACAGAAGATCGGATGGTCATCTATTCAGCAAATCTCACCATTCGAGTTGTAAGCTTTAAGGATACTTTGAAGCTAGTCAAACAACAGCTTACATCTGCAAATGGATATATCGTTGAATCAAATTCGTATTCAACTGGAGATGGCGAATCCCTTGAAGGGATGATAACGGTACGAATACCTCAAGGTACATTTGATTCATTTTTACAATCAGTTGAAAAAGAAAGTACAAAAGTTGTCGATCGATCCATTACTGGACAGGATGTGACAGAAGAATTTGTTGATCTCGAATCGCGATTAAAATCAAAGCAAGTTGTTGAGAATCGATTATTGGATTTTATGGAAAAAGCAGAAAAAACAGAGGATTTATTAAAAATTTCAACTGATTTAGCGACTGTGCAAGGAGAAATTGAGCAAATTAAAGGCAGAATGAATTACTTGAATAATAAAATAGATATGGCAACAGTTACAATCCATGTAATAGAAGATAAAGTGAAAGTGCCCCAATTAGAAAATAATGAGTTAAACACGTGGGAAAAAACGAAGCAACAATTCATGAATAGCGTGAATTTCTTATTGAAAATTTGCTCTGCACTTTTCGTTTTCATTGTAGGAAGCTTACCGATCATAATAGTTTTAGGTCTCCTCTTATTTCTATTCTTGATTATTAGAAGAATAAGAAGAAAGAAGCCACCAACAAATCCAAAAGAGTAG
- a CDS encoding DUF2306 domain-containing protein, with the protein MELIFSIVRVLHIIGGFTALFVFWIPIVTKKGGKVHNTVGWIYVYGMIVVAVSAFYMGFYKIFFDPSASNEDVSFSWFLIFISILSSASAYYGLRVLRFKTRKKPHTHLLDITYPTLLLTSGIGISIYGFFQHSPLLSWFPILGIFLGLNHLLYWLQKPKRNMHWLFEHFAGMLACSISTLTAFIVFGAPRLLNIESVNVFLWFLPTIVITPLIIALGIYYGRKYNKPKN; encoded by the coding sequence ATGGAACTAATTTTTAGTATAGTAAGAGTTTTACATATTATTGGTGGATTTACTGCTCTTTTTGTCTTTTGGATTCCTATTGTTACTAAAAAAGGGGGAAAAGTTCATAATACTGTCGGCTGGATTTACGTATATGGCATGATAGTCGTCGCAGTTAGTGCTTTTTATATGGGTTTTTACAAAATATTTTTCGATCCGTCAGCATCAAATGAAGACGTTTCATTTTCATGGTTTCTTATCTTTATTAGTATTTTAAGCTCTGCATCCGCTTACTATGGATTAAGGGTTTTACGATTTAAAACTCGTAAAAAGCCTCATACACACCTGCTTGATATTACATATCCAACACTGTTACTTACATCAGGAATTGGCATTAGTATATATGGATTTTTTCAACATTCCCCTCTACTCTCATGGTTTCCTATTCTAGGTATATTTTTAGGATTGAATCATTTACTCTATTGGCTTCAAAAACCAAAAAGAAACATGCATTGGTTATTTGAACACTTCGCAGGTATGCTTGCATGTAGCATCTCGACATTGACTGCGTTTATTGTCTTTGGTGCACCGAGACTGCTAAACATTGAATCTGTAAATGTCTTCTTGTGGTTTTTACCAACCATAGTGATCACTCCATTAATTATCGCTCTTGGTATTTATTATGGAAGAAAATATAACAAACCAAAAAATTAA
- the lepB gene encoding signal peptidase I: MSQTETETQKSKLWEWIKAIILAVGLAMIIRIFLFEPYLVEGTSMDPTLKDGDRLFVNKTLQFIGDIEKGDIVIIDGEDENIRYVKRIIGLPGDIVSAEEGKVYVNGRELKEPYLEGNKKEAEQFGMPLTNDFEDIEVPQNSYFVMGDNRLNSMDSRNGLGLIDENRILGKSEFIFFPFSHISKTE, from the coding sequence ATGTCACAAACTGAAACAGAAACACAAAAATCAAAATTATGGGAATGGATAAAGGCAATCATTCTAGCAGTAGGGCTTGCAATGATCATTCGGATCTTCTTATTTGAACCATATTTGGTAGAGGGGACTTCGATGGATCCAACTTTAAAGGATGGGGACCGTCTGTTTGTTAATAAAACACTGCAATTCATTGGTGACATTGAGAAAGGGGATATTGTTATTATCGATGGAGAAGATGAAAATATTCGCTATGTTAAAAGAATTATTGGTCTTCCAGGTGACATTGTAAGTGCAGAAGAAGGCAAGGTATATGTTAATGGCAGAGAGTTAAAAGAACCGTACCTAGAAGGAAATAAAAAGGAAGCTGAACAATTTGGTATGCCATTAACAAATGACTTTGAAGATATTGAAGTTCCACAAAACAGTTATTTTGTAATGGGAGATAATCGTCTTAATAGCATGGATAGCCGTAATGGACTTGGTTTGATTGATGAAAACCGTATCTTAGGTAAATCAGAATTTATTTTCTTTCCTTTTAGCCACATAAGTAAAACAGAATAA